The Melanotaenia boesemani isolate fMelBoe1 chromosome 8, fMelBoe1.pri, whole genome shotgun sequence DNA window ATGCCCCCCTGTTCACGTTAGACCTGCATGTCAGCCGTGTAGACCTACTAGTGCCCCCCTGTTCACGTTAGACCTGCATGTCAGCCCTGTAGACCTACCAGTTCTCCCCTGTTCACTTTAGACCTGCATGTCAGCCGTGTAGACCTACCAGTGCCCCCCTGTTCACGTTAGACCTGCATGTCAGCCCTGTGGAACTACCAGTGCCCCCCTGTTCACGTTAGACCTGCATGTCAGCCCTGTGGACCTACCAGTGCCCCCCTGTTCACGTTAGACCTGCATGTCAGCCCTGTGGACCTACCAGTGCCCCCCTGTTCACGTTAGACCTGCATGTCAGCCCTGTAGACCTACCAGTGCCCCCCTGTTCACGTTAGACCTGCATGTCAGCCCTGTGGACTCTGGCTAAGCTGAACAGAATGTGTTTTATCAAATGTTTCTACAACCTCTTTAGTCACCTGTTTGTTCCTTTGTCCCTCCAGAACCTCGACGGCAACATGTTCATACAAAACAGAAGATCCTCAGTGACCAGCCAATCTGGAACCACAAGAGGAACTCCAGTCTGGACCAGCagaaaccaaaacctatacAGATTCCAGTGAATCAGGATGAAGTCTGCCTTAGTCCAGAGATGCCGCAATTTGTATTAAAGCGGAAAACTGATTCCTTTGTGAAGCTTCAGAGCCGACCCAAACCTGAAATACGAATCAGTCCAAGTCCTGTTGTCCAGTATCAGTACAAGAACGGCAGTCTGGACCAGCCGACACTAAAACCTCTACAGACTCCAGTAGAACAGGATGAGGTCTTCATCAGTCAGGAGGAAAAGCagcaaatacttaaaaaaaaaatctgattccTTTATGATGCTTCCCACCAAAACCAAATCCCAAAAACCAATCATTCCAAGATATGTTGTCCAGGAGAGTACCTCCAGTCTGGACCAGCAGAACCCAAAACCCCTACAGATTCAAGAACTGGACAAAGTCTGTATCAGTCAGGAGGAAAAGCAATTCGTATTAAAACTAACTGATTCCTTAATGATGCTTCAGAGCCAGCCCAAATCTGAAGAACCAGTCATTCCTATACCTGTTGTCCAGTACCAGAAGAGTACCTCCAGTCTGGACCAGCAGAACCCAAACCCTCTACAGGTTCCAGTGGAACCGGACAAAATCTGCATCAGTCAGGAGAGAGGGCAGAGAAtattaaaacaggaaactgattCCTTAATGATGCTTCAGAGCCAGCCCAAATCTGAAGAACCAGTCATTCCTACACCTGTTGTCCAGTACCAGGAGACAAGCTCCAGTCTGGACCAGCAGAACCCAAACCCTCTACAGATTCAAGAACAGGACAAAGTCTGTATCAGTCAGGAGGAAAAACAATTTGTATTAAAACTAACTGATTCCTTAATGATGCTTCAGAGCCAGCCCACATCTGAAGAACCAGTCATTCCTATTCATGTGGTCCAGTACCAGGAGAGTACCTCCAGTCTGGACCAGCAGAACCCAAACCCTCTACAGATTCAAGAACAGGACAAAGTCTGTATCAGTCAGGAGGAAAAACAATTTGTATTAAAACTAACTGAGTCCTTAATGATGCTTCAGAGCCAGCCCACATCTGAAGAACCAGTCATTCCTATTCATGTGGTCCAGTACCAGGAGACAAGCTCCAGTCTGGACCAGCAGGACCCAAACCCTCTACAGAAAAGGGATGAGGCCTGCATCAGTCAGGAGAGGGAGCAGCCCAAACTCAAATCTGAAGAACCAGTCACTGGAAGACATGATGTCCAGTTCTTGAGGGAGATGGATCCTCATCACAGATTGATGGATGTTACCTGGCAACCCATGGTGAAGTTACACAGGATAGGTTAGTCACACTGTCTGCTTCAGCTTTGACTAAAACACGGTGACTGGAAAAAAGAAGATTCATCTGTGCACCTTTTCTAATGTTTTAAACGTGTTAGGGCTGCAACAATTAGTCGACGTCGACAagaaaaatagtcgacaacaaaTTTAACCGTCAACTGTTGTcagcaataaacaaaaaaatccaccgagtgagacatcgtcttcttttttatctctgctgagagttgcacacgCGCATTAAAGTCCGCcgggggaaaaatatggcggcggacCAGGGAACTAAACGGCGGCCGAGGACGTCAacagtctgggataacttcacgttaaacttataaaataaattaaatacacgtgaggtttgtaaagcggaccttgtgtacgacggaagtacgtctgcaacgctcgaacacttaaagaggaggaacgtcggacttacataacaacctcatgcaagatttcaaagctgaaagtgaaataagatccatttataataatcatgagattcataatccgattggtcgactagtcgttttaatagtcggtcactaatcgaccatcagaatagttatTAGTTGCAGCTCTATTGCCAACGTAGCGACTTCATCActgtatttagcgagttttcattCACCTCTAGCCGTTTTTTAAAAaacgactagcgacaaatccaGCAAccccccatcacctcccacccagatgcGGCCAAACAGGCAtcccccaagatcagcagcccctcATCAGCCCAGCCACCCCGGTTCCCGGCCCCCAGGGCAACCAACTCCCCCTATACACCCCCAGCGGCGCCCCAAAGGAAGAGGGGTGTGAGGTGTCACCATTGTCCTCCTCTTCCACCTCcccgctcatgactgtttgtggtgagtgtgttttttgcaagtaaaactggggGGCAGTGACCATATTGTGCTGGGAGCAAGGTCATGTTAGTAGTCACGCCCTCTACACACCACATGACAtgccccccagaagttgtttgtgtgttatgttggtgttttgatgtctaagtgtaatttaaaccgagaggcgagtcgccacggggtgcaaCTAAGGAAGCCACTTGGGTGGTCCCCCCCGGCTACACCCCGCATGACGTGCATGCCTCCCAcatccctatgtgtgtgtgtctatgtgtatatgtaagagagatagagagagcggggaagaagaggggtccAGTGATGTAAGTCCAAAGGGAAGAGAACCTCCCTCCGGATGGTGAGCTGCTAGCAGCACTAGGCATCCCATTACCCAGGAGGTCCCCCAGGacaagacaggccagaggcagccgctCCCCACGACCAGGCCACGCAGAGACTGCAGCCAACGAGCCtccaccgaccccagaagacacccacccaccagacacccaagggggagggagaggagcggaAGCAGAATAgcgggagagcccagatccacggcgcaccacccccaggccccccCACAGGGTCATGTCATCCCACCCCACCTACTCACCTATGATCTTACACACTCCCtctcatcctagcacatgcatacgcatgcgcacacacaaacatccaaagcatagacacacacacaacatacaagcatcactgcctcacaccccagcacctccccccaTAATCCCccaaatcccactcagccctctttcaaacccctacacccctcctgcccccaggccataccctgggtcccagagcggcaaccagacaccagggcatgcaccaacccacaccatggcagcacatccaggCAGGCCTAGACACCCGGCACATGcggaccccaccacctcggagggaggaggaccacccccaggcaccagagcccagaacccccgcccagcctaCCCCGGAATAGCCAGGCCGCccgcccaggaccgacgcccaccgacccaggcgccaccagtggcctcactccccgccacgaggcgactccaaccgctggcccccacagcctaTGACAGGGCcggacccagagccacccccatcacagagcagcccggtcccgcaccacgggcaaccactaagaacccgcaaccaccagtcactcccggccattttccaacccccaaagcaacgaggtcacagtcctccacctacctacactaagtgatggagccaAGCACAGgtgaccagagggaatgagattcagctaaatagttctttgaggagacagacattgtctcactactgatgtgcgcaactaagagattcctaaactgctgaaaacacagattatttttggttttccagttcacaaggatagttttctttgcgatgcataatgctgtgtgtatcatgtgtgcagagttggTTGCCatgttaatgtcacccaagtcacctagtagacacagtgcggggtttgcaggaatattacatttaaaccatgttgacatgtccacacatacctgaagccagagcctgcggacaggtgtgcaggaccccaaggcatggagatagttgtcaggtgtgttttcattgcagtgtgggcagatgtttgattgtgacagacccatcctgaacatcctttgtcctgtataatgagttttattcagaattttgaattgtattagttgcatataaccagatcctcacataatgcttgctctacatctaaccatgattcatccagactgctaggtttaagccatttggagataaacTGCatcttgttagctaagaaaacatgattaaagttgggtagctccaatccgcctctatctttagtctgttgtaaagtttttagactgatacgtgatggcttgtttttccataaaaattttgatatatgtaagtccagtgacttaaactaGTTGGAGGATGGTTTAATGGGTATCATTAAAAACCgatagtttactttagatagaaccatcattttaactgtagcaaccctccccatgagtgatatgggtaagcgtctccaccgtgagagatcatcctctattgttttaagtagctggacataatttagctttgttagttctgataacctgggggaaacgtttatgcctagatatctaatgtttccagactgtattgtattattgggtgtgttttgtaggtcacaattaatgggcataacaatagtcttagacAAGTTAATAGagtaatcagatattgatgagaatgtgttaataagagggattgtctgggggagagatgtcggtgggttctggaggaaaagtaatacatcatcagcataaagacttatcttatgttctatatttttggcatggattcctttaatctctgtattttgtcttatggcagcaactaggggttcaataaaaatagcaaagagtgatggagaaagcgggcagccctgtctggtgcctctctgcaaacagaagcttggagaggtttgatcattggtcttcacacatgcatttgggttgttatataatatttttatccaatctatgaaagatgacccaaacccaaatttgtttaacgttgcaaataaaaattttcggtttactcggtcaaatgctttttctgcatctaaagaaatgattgtggattccagattatgtagagtagaataatctatgatgttaattaatctacgcatgttagtagaggaatgtctacctttaataaagcctgtttggtcaggatgtattattagaggggttattttttctattcttctggccaaagctttgctaattattttgagatctacatttattaatgaaattggacggtaactggatggaagtgtcgggtctttacctggttttaatagtagagtaatattggctaggttcatatttgaaagtattttttgtttttcctttatttctaatatcatattgtagaaagtgggtgccaacgttgtccagaattctttgtagaattctgctgggtaaccatctggacctggagctttattgttggacatatgctggagagcttcatggagttcgccgactgaaaggggggaatccaagaccattttattttcatgttttaattttggaagattgatgttactaagaaatttatcaatgttgtcatctgttgtagttagttgtgatgtatataatgttttatagaattctttgaaagtgttatttatcttgtcagggtggtggctgatgtttccttctggatctctgacagaggagatggttgttttctccttgtttgtttttaaataattagccaggaaccttccaaatttgttgccatgctcaaagttctccaaacaaagtctttgcaccaagaattgcgtctttttatctattatttcattaagttcaagtttagctttccttatagcatttagtgtgtgttcttctggggagacatggtaagcgtcctctaaggatttaattctgagttctaactctgaaattctcaaagtttccttctttttcttatgagaagagaaggaaattattttctctctcattactgcttttcctgcttcccaaagaacacacgctgaagtttctggcaagtcgttattttctagatataaggaccattctcttttaaagtagctgataaactcaggatcgtATTAAacctccagtttctagttgctgatttattgctcttacttctcagagtgaatgatactggtgcgtgatcactaatgctaataggatggattctgatttctgacatgtcattcagcgagctgctagttaagaaataatctaatctagaataggaatggtgaactgaagagaagaaagtgtattctcttagtgtgggatggtgagagcgccaagcatcacagagaccaaaatccttcatgtactgttttacagtttctgaggatttccagactcgatgagctcctgtggtactttttgtccagtataatgttaaaatcacctcctataattaatgtgttatctgagtgaccatagagtaaggcgaagagggagtgaaagaaggaggatcatctacatttggaccatatatatttgcaatacataacttaacatttttaatagataatgtaactattataaatctgccttctggatctatgattgtattatctatgtttcaccgtggtctcggggtcctcctccgtctgctctggaatccctgcaaataccaggttctctctcatgctccgcgcctgcagatcaaTCACTGCTTcctttcttcttattttcttccgagagacgggtcaagccctcggtgagggattttaccgactctctgagaccggcattttctacagccagagtttccacctgcttctggctgaatttcaatgattcacgtagcgcctggaactccttgtggagaatttctaccaggctcaaacgcgcatcaaaactactgagtttcttatctatagagatcagaacatctgttgagttgttccccggtggtgaaatagctccaggtgaatcctcatttcgctgtctcttggccttggatgaggtggagggggtggacgtgttgtttggtttccccatgacgattctatcgtaacaacgatctataaaatctgtcaggctggccaaatcctccccgctgtgctcaaGAGtataccttttaaagacactatttttctactttaaagaatattttgattaggctggcacaaagtacaattgaatgaaagcataaatgtttgggcgcgcctagtttgaatctgccgtctccccggaaaCTACgccacctacagcattagcgtcacttaatggtaaatgtatttgttgCATTATTTGTCATCTATAgtaaattaaagtttaatttttcactaaaaTTGTTGCCACATAGTTTGtctataattaaattaaaacacctgtttttccaaacacggtgaataatcgtgattaataatcgtgattaataattgtgattacaatattgatcaaaataatcgcgattattattttggtcataatcgtCCAGCCATACTGACCAGAAGCCTGAGCCACTcttggaaaagagatttttagtcTCAGTGAAGCTTGTAATagttaaataagtaataatataaatattaagtcctattttttcttttttaggaaccctagtaattaacctaaactaaaatctttcttcatgtttttcatttgtccctttatccctccagaggttccacatcaacatgtctacaaggtggatgaagctcttcaagatgaccagcagctgtccaaccagaactcaaacctggaccaggagcaaccagagtctgctcatattaaagaggaagaggaggaactcctCAGCAGTCAGGAGCAAGAGCAGCTTTGGCTGAAGGATGAAACTGATCAGTTTTCAATACCGGCTGCTCATGAGGAAGATGGTCACAGTGATCCAGAACCAGACAGGGACCATACTCCCTCTTACAGTCCTCCTGCAGACCAACATTCACCTTTAGAGGAAAGCATGGTTGAAGACTCAGGACCAACAACGTGTGCAGATACACAGCCAGAAAAGAGCTGTCTAACGGAGACAAATGAGAACGTAGGAGAGTCCTTTCTGTTAGAAAGTCATTGTAATGAAAGAGATGAGAAACAACATTCCTGCAAGTTCTGTGGGAAACAGTTTAAAACGAAAAGTAAGTTAACTGTTCATGTAAGAACTCACACAGGAGAGAGACCGTActcttgtcaaacatgtgggaaatgtttcagtcaaaatCAATATTTGTTACGCCACATGAGAACTCATTCAGGTGAGAAGCCATATTCttgtaaaacatgtgggaaatgctttaatcaaaataatttgttaagccacatgagaattcacacagctgAGAAGCTGTATTCttgtccaacatgtggaaaatgtctcAGTCGCCAGAGTACTTTGGTGaaccacatgagaattcacacaggtgagaagccgtattcttgtcaaacatgtggaaaatgtttcagtcacaAGAGTAATTTGGTGAACCACATGAGacttcacacaggtgagaagccgtattcttgtcaaacatgtggaaaatgtttcagtcaccAGTGTACTTTGGTGTACCACATGAGACTTCACACAGCTGCGAGACCgtattcttgtcaaacatgtggaaaatgtttcagtcacaAGTGTACTTTGGTGAACCACATGAGacttcacacaggtgagaagccgtattcttgtcaaacatgtggaaaatgttttaggCACAAGACTACTTTGGTGAgccacatgagaattcacacagcttCGAGGCCGTATTCTTGTCCAACATGTGGAGAATGTTTCAAACAAAATGATGATTTAAAGTACCACATGATCACTAACAGAGAATGTCAAAAGCCACCTTCTATATGTGGAAAAGATTCAATCTAAATCACGGGCTGTGAATGAATTATCTTTGGCCTGcatgatcatatctaatcacTATTAGAGCTGGCCTGCTGATACAGCACCTGTACCACCATAATACTACAAGTCCCAGAATGCACTGCCAGTACGCTTACAATCAAGGCCCGTGAGCGTGTACTTCACCGATTCTCCAGAAACCTGACGGAGCTGCTCACCTTTGTCAACAACCCCTCTCCCCAGAAAATGGCTAAAGGAAAAGTGGACTTTGtaaacagagaatatgtttgtggatgtaaaggacaaagctgtgtgtcttctgtgtggagacagagAGGCTGGAATGAAGGACTACAACGTAAGAAGACACCTTGAAATGAAGCACCACCACagataggcaaggcaaggcagtttatttgtacagcacatttcatttacaggaCATAGGTGAAggtgggaacgtagatcgaccggtaactgcaaattgctccagtgagagctgaagatcgaggcccgatgaagccaacagaaccacatcatctgcaaagagcagagacccaatcctgaggccaccgaaccggatcccctcaacacctcggctgcacctagaaattctgtccataaaagttatgaacagaatcggtgacaaatggcagccttggcagagtccaactcatagtggaaatgattctgatttactgccggcaatgcggaccaagctctgacaccggtcgtacagggaccggacagctcgtacaagcaggtccagcactccatacttcTGGAGTTccacaagagtccccgggggacatggtcaaaagccttctccaagtccacaaagcacatgtagaccggttgggcaaactcccatgacCCCTCAATATATGCCTGACTGTCAACAGGTTGTGAAATAATAAACCAGGCTTTTGAGCCAACAGGCATATCATCTTGAGACTAGTGAGCATCACAGAGCAGCAAACTGTCCTTTaatgcagtttaatttttttacatttttattatcttgCTGTTACAGGATGTTTCATTTGtcaaacaagtaaaataaatattttttattttaattttatttgtttagtaatGACAATAACTTGTAGACTGTTAGTTCCAGGTACAATATGTGCaataaagtcattaaaatgagtttttaataaacattggaCCAGGCGGCCCTCAACGTGTTccagttttttcattttggtccacgagaaaattctgtctcgcTTGTTTGCTCCACGTTTTAGACGTGGACAGgaaccactcatgaacatttaaaggttcagacacagaaacagcccattCTCATTACAGCCACATCTGGAACGACTGAAATGAAGGagcaaggctgaatttggggtaaaacactttaaaacaatgttgttggacctctaaCACCCACATGAAGTTGTTGAAAACATGTATAATATGGACCTTTAATGTTAGATCACTCCCCAGTTGTTACTAAGCTTCCAGTGATATGGGATGTTAATGACAACTTTACTTTAACTGCAGGTTATATTCATTGAAGCGTTTAAGCAGCGAAAATggtaaaacatcacaaaatgaattaaactggACACATTTGGACCAAATCCAGTTACAGCACAGCAAGTATGTTGTAGTCCACATGGACCAGATGTCACTAGCTGGACTGGACTTAGGTTACGGCAAGTATGTTGTGGTCCAGACGCGG harbors:
- the LOC121645156 gene encoding gastrula zinc finger protein XlCGF8.2DB-like, translating into MVEDSGPTTCADTQPEKSCLTETNENVGESFLLESHCNERDEKQHSCKFCGKQFKTKSKLTVHVRTHTGERPYSCQTCGKCFSQNQYLLRHMRTHSGEKPYSCKTCGKCFNQNNLLSHMRIHTAEKLYSCPTCGKCLSRQSTLVNHMRIHTGEKPYSCQTCGKCFSHKSNLVNHMRLHTGEKPYSCQTCGKCFSHQCTLVYHMRLHTAARPYSCQTCGKCFSHKCTLVNHMRLHTGEKPYSCQTCGKCFRHKTTLVSHMRIHTASRPYSCPTCGECFKQNDDLKYHMITNRECQKPPSICGKDSI